A single window of Halotalea alkalilenta DNA harbors:
- a CDS encoding CitMHS family transporter — MLTIIGLIVIVAIVVTLITEKLSPLVALTAIPFAGALAAGYSLSEISDFFQSGVTRVANVAFMFMFAILFFSIMKERGLFDPIVRGVIKLTRGNVIAVAVMTTLLAGIVHLDGSGAATFLIVIPALLPLYQRLGMRPLLLLLLMSMSMGVMNMVPWGGPIGRAGAVTGVDPTELWHALIPVQLCGMIGALALAALFGWREQRLIRAQHGEQSSHQAMTMPLQSTVAAHAASEPRRLPEFKRMQRRVQAQFGDDEEQSIPEAGLPRHFWINLAIVITVVAVLAMGWLAPAYTFMLALGAAFAVNLPRPADQAVAIKKHAPQALNMAAIIGAAGAFLGILSDGGMLTSIANDLANTLPRESIAWLHVVVGIFGVPLDMLTSTDAYYFALLPVVQEVTAPAGVDPRSVVYAMAIGNNAGTFVSPFAPAVWLAVGLAGVQMGQHLRFSFPIIWLFSLYLLGLGALFGLF; from the coding sequence GTGCTCACCATCATTGGCCTCATCGTCATCGTGGCGATCGTCGTCACCTTGATCACCGAAAAGCTCAGTCCGCTGGTGGCGCTGACCGCGATCCCGTTCGCCGGCGCGCTGGCGGCGGGCTATTCGCTCAGCGAAATATCCGATTTCTTCCAGTCCGGCGTCACGCGGGTGGCTAACGTTGCCTTCATGTTCATGTTCGCGATCCTGTTCTTCAGCATCATGAAGGAGCGCGGGCTGTTCGATCCGATCGTGCGCGGGGTGATCAAGCTGACTCGCGGCAATGTGATCGCCGTCGCGGTGATGACCACGCTGCTCGCCGGCATCGTTCACCTCGATGGTTCGGGCGCGGCGACCTTTCTGATCGTGATACCCGCGCTGCTGCCGCTCTACCAGCGTCTCGGCATGCGCCCGCTTTTGCTGCTGTTGCTGATGTCGATGTCGATGGGGGTGATGAACATGGTGCCCTGGGGCGGGCCGATCGGGCGTGCGGGCGCGGTCACCGGGGTCGACCCCACCGAGCTCTGGCATGCGCTGATCCCTGTGCAGCTGTGCGGAATGATCGGAGCCCTGGCGCTCGCCGCGCTGTTCGGCTGGCGGGAGCAGCGGCTGATTCGCGCCCAGCATGGTGAGCAATCGAGCCATCAGGCGATGACCATGCCGCTGCAGTCGACCGTGGCTGCCCATGCCGCCAGCGAACCCCGTCGTTTGCCCGAGTTCAAGCGGATGCAGCGCCGGGTGCAGGCGCAGTTCGGTGACGACGAAGAGCAAAGCATCCCGGAGGCGGGCCTGCCTCGGCACTTCTGGATCAATCTCGCTATCGTGATCACGGTGGTGGCGGTGCTGGCGATGGGGTGGCTGGCACCGGCCTACACCTTCATGCTCGCCCTCGGCGCTGCCTTCGCGGTCAACCTGCCGCGTCCCGCCGACCAGGCCGTCGCGATCAAGAAGCACGCGCCCCAGGCGCTCAACATGGCGGCGATCATCGGCGCCGCCGGGGCTTTCCTCGGTATCCTCTCGGATGGGGGAATGCTGACCTCGATCGCCAACGATCTCGCCAATACCCTGCCGCGGGAGTCGATCGCCTGGCTGCACGTGGTGGTCGGGATATTCGGCGTGCCGCTCGATATGCTGACCAGTACCGACGCTTACTATTTCGCGCTGCTGCCGGTGGTGCAGGAAGTCACCGCGCCGGCCGGTGTCGACCCCCGTTCGGTGGTCTACGCGATGGCGATCGGCAACAATGCGGGCACCTTCGTCAGTCCCTTCGCCCCGGCGGTATGGCTGGCGGTGGGGCTTGCCGGCGTGCAGATGGGCCAGCACCTCAGGTTCTCCTTCCCGATCATCTGGCTGTTCAGTCTCTATCTACTCGGGCTCGGCGCGCTGTTCGGGCTGTTCTGA